The DNA region TCCGACGATAAATGAAAACCGAGGGGTCAGAACCGCTAAGACTGCTCAATTACTCACGGAGAAGCCTTCATTCGTATTTGCAAACCTCAGTTCTGAACGCTCTCGATATACAGATGAGGGATAGATACGCGAACTGTCAAACGTGACCGCGTCCGCTCGATTCGGTCAGTTACTGTGAAGGAGACGCTCCTTGGTCATCGATCTGCTCGTACATCTCGTCGGGGAAGGGGAGGCTCCCATAGATCGAGTACGGGCACTGGTCGCGCCCAATGCAGTACCGCTGCATATCATCATTCCCACAATTCATCGGGAGGGGGATTTCGCCGCCGATGTCGTTGTCGAGTTCGTACCGGATCTGGTACTCAGTCACCTCGTCGTCGTACCAGGGCCACCGCGAGAACAAGTCTTTCACGTCGCTGATGAATTCCTCCGTACTCGCGTCCCGGTACTGGGGAAGCCACCACGCCAATCGCACCAGGTTGAACAGGTCCTTCCGGACGGGTTTCTTCTCCTGCAGGCGCTCGTCCATCGCCGCCATACAGGGCAGCTCGAACAGATTTTCGAGCTTGTCGACGTGGAGGGGTTGTGCACCGTCGCTGTATTCGGAGAGTGTATACCGATTCAAGCGCGCGTTCTCGACGGTGACACTCGCGTGATCGCGGTTCCGCGAGAGAACTGTGCCGAGACTTCGCGGCGAGGAGATGGACTCACAGACTCTTCGCTCCCATGTTCGCTCCGGCTCGTATATCTCAACCGCCTCATAGAGGTCGCGTGCAGTCTGCGTCTCACCGAGTTGGGCAACATCGTCGTCAGCAGCGGAGACAGCGTTGATGATCGTCAGGAGGTCACGCTTCTTCCGACTCCAGTTCTCCCACACACGGTGGGTCTGTCCGGCCTGGAAGAACCGGTCGATGCGGTCAGTGATCGCCGTTTCGTTCGCGGTGAGCCAGCTCCGCTGTTCCGCCGTCAGCGTCTCCTCTTGGACCGCGAGCAGGCGTCCAAAGGCGTCTTCGGCGTACTCGCGGTACTTTTCCATAAAATCCGAGACAGGAACGTACAGGTGGTTGTCCGCGATGTGGGCCTGGATCTCACCCTGCTGGTTCTCATCCCCATCCGCACGAGCGAGGCACTTTCGTGAGGCGGCGACGAGCGGGATCTCGAGGTAGTACCCCTTACCGAACTTGGGGCGTTCGGTGATGTCCGTACAGACTCGCCCCGGATGGACACCGTCCTCGCCGGGATCTTTTGCGTAGAGGGTTTCGGCGATCTCCTGGTGGAGCGACCAGTCATCGTACTCGCGAACGAGTGAGGCGATATTGTTGACGTAGAGTTCGCGGAGATTACCGAGGAGCGCGAGATGACGGGGTGGCGTATCTTCGAGTTTCGGATGGTCCATGATACAGACCGCGCCAAGAGTGCTCAAGACGGCCAGTGCCCCCGGATCGTCGACATAGGGGCGCTCGGCTGCTTCCTCCCGAGTGCTCGGTGCGAACGCGTCGGTAGTGAACCGCTCGATGTCTGTGAGCATCTTCTCTGTTTGCTGCTCGCCATCGACCGTCCACCGCTGATACCCGCGTTCGAACAGCTGTGTGAGCTGTAACTCGCCCTTGTCTCGTGGGAGTGCTGCAACTCGATACGCCGTGTACTCGTCGTTTGTGGGCGTGTCTCGGCTCATGATTGGAGGAACTCGGGCGTCGCTTCAGTCCGGAAATCGAATCCCGGATCGTCGATGGGCTGGACGACACGCGAGACGTCGGCGTGTATCGAGTACGGCAGCCGCATCACCCGACGCCGGTCGGCGGTGACGACCGGATCGATAGGAATCTCGTACTCGTCGAGGAGCAGATCGTTGATCACTTCGCGACTTTGCTCGTCGTAGTGGTGTTGGCGATCCGCATCGAGCAAGTAGACGTGACAGCCCTGCCCCGAGTAGACGACCATCGTCTCGTCGGCCGCGAAGTCGTCCTCGAAGATGTCCCGGACGGCAAATCCGTACTCAAGGGCCTGCTCGATATCGTCGAACGTGTAGGGATATGCCTCAGGCGGGCTGTCAAGGATACCTGTGGCACGAAGCTGCTCAGTCCCGACATCGTCGGCTTTCCCATCGCTTGAATCACTGGAAGCGCGCTGTGCGGCGATGTCCTTCGCGTCGATATCGACCGCGAGGACCCATGGTCGCTCCCAGTGATCGAGCGCGTAGTAGACTGCGTCAGGGCGTGGTTCTGGTCGTTCTAGGAGATCCGGGTCTGCGAGCGCGTAGTTACTCCCTTGAGCGGGGTCGTAGCGTGCTGGGTACTGGAAGAATTCGACGAGGTCGTCCACTGAGCCGAACTGCTGGACGGTTCGTTCGCCGGAGTCGCTGGTCTGCCAGGTATCGCGGCGGATAAACGACCGATTGGGAGCGTTCTGCTTTCGGATTGGGTATGCTTCGCGGAAGGCGATAGCGTACTGCTTCGGGCCACTGGCTGTGAGGAATGACGGGAGGGCGTCAAGTTGGTTCGGAAACGTTTCTGTGTAGTAGGTGTGCAGTTCCTCGAGAGTTGCTTCTCGCCATTCCCCAGTCATAGGTCTTGGTCGACCTCCGTTTTGAGACTCCGAAACGTATGGAGGGCGTTCATCCCCGACAGGTCGTAGTCGTTGATCGCCGCACGAAGCGAACTAATCGTCCGCGTTTGCGTGGACGTCAACGAGATATCGACTGTGTCAGAGTCTGTGAGCGACTCGATGATCTCCAGAATGAGGTCTTTGTCTTCACACGCCCAGACAGCAGCCGCGTCGACGGTCGCCAGCTTCTCGTAATCTGAGAGCAGCGCGTTGGTATTGTTGCTCGGGGTTTCGACTTCACCTACCCAGACGAGTTCGTCAGCGGCATCGAACCCCGCAACGTCAAATACGACATCCTCCGAATGCTGATGGTAGACGGCCGTACGAGCAACATCTTCCTGTTGGGTGAGCCACGCTTCGAGGAACACAACGGCAGCCTTGTGTGGCGTTTTCTCACCGAGATCGCCGATACCTGGGCTGGTATCGAGTGACCGATCGAGGAACCGTCGCCCGTCGGGGAGGACCGTATAGTACGTTTGCCAGAACGAACGGTGTTCTTCGATGAACTCCTTCTCTTTGAGCGTCTCGAGGTCGAGATTGGAGAATGGCTCTTTGAACACGGTCATACTCTCCAGCAGCGAATACTCCTCGACCTGGTGGTTCATCGCATCCAGCACGAGACCGAGGAAGGCGGCTTCATCACGCGTGATGCCTTCCTCGCGGAGCGTCTCATCCGGGATGCCCGTCGTTGCGTCCTTGAAACGGGTTGAGTGTGACGCATCGGGGTTCTGACTCTCCTCCGAATCTTGTGCGTGCTCTGACCCACTGTTCGGAGCGGCGGCGGACTCCTCAGAAGCGTCATCAAGCAATGCGAAGTCCTGGATAGTCACCTCGATGTCGTACGATTCGGCGTGCTCGGTGATGGTCCCGAGTCGAGTGAAGAGTTCACCAGACGACGAAGCGGTGGAGCGAGCGCGTTTGGCGGCAACGAACACGTCGTCTTTGCGCGCGAATTGGCAGCAGGCACTGGCCTTCCGCTCCTCGGACGCAGTATATTCGGATCTACAGATGTCACAGACGTAGCACTCGGTGTCCGCGTCATAGCTCACGTGCTCGGGCGGCGAATCCCCGCCTGCCGTTGCCGCCGAATCTTCTGCGTCCTCGCCGCCGTTCGTGGTTTGTAGTTCTGATGCCTCGCTGTGCTCCTCACGGTGTTCTGACGCTACCTGTCCCGCAGCCGAGCGCTGAGTGTCTCCCTCGGGGTCCTGCGGCTCGCTTGCAGTAGCGCCGAACATGGGCGCACTCCCGATATTTCGCTCGTCACTCGATGAGGTGCTGGGATCGTCCGTTGTACTCTCTTTCCCGCCTTTCGCAGAGACGCCTGTGTCGTCGCTCTCGCCATTCGCGCCGAAGAACGGTGTGTCAGATGGGTTACCGCCGTCGGCGGCCCCAGCGGGTGCTGTGCTCCCGCTCGACGGTGCTACTTCTGTGTCGGTATCATCGCCCACCTCGTCGAGCGTCTCCCGAACCTCCTCGCGAGTGAATTGACTCGTCCGGCCCGGTAAACTGCACTCGTCCTGCGTTCGCCGCATCACCCGGGGAATCTGTTGCTCCTCGAAGAGATGCCGGTCGTCGCCCGAAAGCGGTGCATCGCTCTCTGGGTGCCCCTCCGGAATCGGGAGCGACGCGAGCGAGAACGGTGCCGGGCCCGTCTCCCCGAACCGAGGGCTCGGCAATTGCGCGATCCATTCGCCGTCCGGCAACCGAGTGATGCGATTACGGAACTCGGACGTGCTGAGGTTCTCGTGCGCCATCGACTCGGCGAGCTTCGCATCCGTCGCGATATTCCCGATGAGCTTCGTCTTGACGTTGTTCAGAATCTCCGTGTACGCTCGGTCGGACGTACTGTACTGCGCCACTTGCTCGGGGTACTGGAGGATCAGACCGAGACTCACGCCGAACGCACGCCCCTGAGGAATGAACTGCTCGTAGACCAGCGAGGACGTCGCGACTGGGGCCGCCTCCTCGATGATCATATTCACAATCGTATCGTCGGCATCCTCGTCGTCGTTGACATCCCCGGTCAGCGACCGGCCCCTTCCGCGGCGACCCTGGACAGCGTCCCAGAGATTGCTCAACAGAATCATCGTCAGGGCGTGCTGGGATTCAGCCCGGAACTCACCGAGGTCGAACAGGATAACGGCGTCGTCGTTAACGAACTCACGGAAATCGAAGGCGTTCCCGACGTACTCCTCGGCCTCGTTGTCCCACTCGGGGACGTGAGTGAACATCTGGTAGAGGTGCTCGTGTTCGACGAGTTTGTCGAGGCGGTTCGCCGCGGCCCCCATCGTCTGCTGGAACTGGTGGTCGTCGACCTGGCACTTCTGGACGAGTGACTGCTCGATATGCGAGTTCGCCTCACAGAGCTCGGGAAGCGTTCGGTCCCGACTCATCCGGAACACGACCTGAATTAGATCTTCGAGACTGAACGCGTCCTGGCCGTACTCCCGGTCGAACAGCGCCTTGATAAGGAAGGTGAGGATCTCGTTGGCGACGTACGCCTGTTCGTGGCGCTCCTCGCCGAGAATGAGCCGCATGATCTCGTGGAAGTGCTCAACTTTGTCCTGAACGGCGTCCTCACGCGACCGTCCCATCGCGAGTGCGGGGCGGATATCGAAAAACGAGACCGCCGGCAGGGTATCTGGCGCGTTGAAATAGTAGACGTCGTCCAGGTTCCCGTTCGTGGCGTAGTGGGCATGGAGATAGTGCTCGGCCATCCCATCGCCCTTCCCTTCCAGCAAGACGGTGGGGCCGTCGACGTGCTCGTGAAGCGAGAGCATCTCGGCCTGCGTGGCTGTCGACTTCCCACTTCCCGTCGACGCCGCCCGAATGTAGCTCGTCGTCAAGAGGTCCGGCGGAATACAAATCGGTTCGTCCAGCGGTTCGTTCCGGTTTCGGAGGGGCTTCCCGACCGCCATGCCCGGCCCGGAAAACTCCTCAAGGAGATCCGGGTCGGGCAGCGGTAGTGGTTGACGGAGTCGCTCTTTCCCACGAGCGCCACGCGAGCCCTCGGTGGTCAGTGTCTGCGCGCTCGGCACCGCCACGAAATTCGCGAGTTCGTCCGCGTTCAGAATGAGCTGGGGGCGGCGCTTCCCCATTGACGACTGGTTGAACGACCGATTCAGTAGTCGGCTCAACTCCTTCCGAGCTGGGTTCCGAATGTTCGTCAGGCTCTTCGAGACGCGACTGCCGTCGAGGTGATAGAAGTAGCCGTCGAGGTGGTTGAACGCGTTCGCCAGCGTCTCGATATTGTTCGACGCCTGCGCTCTCTCTATGTCATCGGAGTCCTCGGGCAGGATGGAGACAGCGCGGAGGTTGACGAGAAACGTTTGTGAGGGGCCTTTCTGGTCGATGAGCACCTGTCGTGAGGCGACCTCCCCACTGGCCGCACTCGACGTCTGCCGGGTACTCTCACCGACGTGGGGCGGGTCACGACCACGTCGACGATCGCGAATGCGCTCCTGGTCGGCACCGTAGACCATATCGGCGAGACTGGTTCGTGCAGATTGGAGGGCGCCATCGTGTTTGGTCTCGATCTGCTTTTTCCGACCTTCAGCGAGCTTCTGCCAGCTACTGTACCGGGTGAACAACACTTGTAATGCGGTGGGGGCCGTCGCATCGGTGAGCCGCTCGACGGCCGTCGCGAGTGGGGCTCGCGCTGGGTTCCCCGAACGAGTGGCCTCCTCTTGGACTTGGGAGTACTGCTTGATCGGCGTCATCCAGTCCCGGCTCCGCTCACTGATGCCGCTCCAGCGGGCAGCGAGTGGCGTCCGATCGGAGAGTGAGACATCGCCCCCATCGCCGAGTGCCGTCTCGCCTCCCTCCGCATTCACGTCTGCGTCGTTTTCGTCATCGCGATGACCGTGACTGGCGAGTTCGGCTCGGAGGCCGACGGGTTCCTCATAGATATCGTAGCTCGCTGGATAGGCAGTCTGCAACTCAGATTCGAGAGTCGGGAGGAGTTCCTCGTCATCAACGCCCAGGTAGAACCGAACTGGAGCGCCGTCGCCCTGTGTGAGTGCGAGGAACTCGAATGTAGGCGGGCTCTTTCGCGGGTCGTATTTGATTTTCCACCCCGTTCGAAGCTTCCGCAAGCCAGCCAGCCGGGAGACGATATCCGATGGGTCGACGCGTTCCCGCGAGGGCTCGATGCGAATATAGTGACGCGAATCAGTCATCGGCCTTGCGGCGCTGTCGGGACACCGGCCTCATCGAGCAGCGAGTCCGGGATGTCGTAGTCGTCGACACGCCCCTCCCCAGCGAGATACTTGACGTCGCCCGCGTCGATGTACCGCTGGTCGACGAGATACTCCCAGGGGTCGAGATCGTCGTCGAGGACGTGGATCTCGTAGTCGTTCACGTGGAGCGCGAGTGATTTCGTCCAGTCGTTGACGGCGAGTAAACACTCCGAGTAGCCGCCGTCTTCGCCGGTCTGGGCGGTCGCGATGAAGTTCTGCTCGGAGGGTGTGAGCCCGTGGAAGTCGATCATGGCGTCGCTGACCGACTCGTGGTGGAAGATCTGCTTGATGTCACAGAGGTTGTAGACGTTCCGTGCCTTTTCCACGGCCTCCTCGGACTTCTTGTCCGACTTCGCGATGAACTCGTCGACCGTCTGCGAGATGAGTGTGATCGCCGTGTTGAAGTGGCGGCTGTGCCGGATGAACAGGTCGATCATGTCCGTCGTCGCCGCCCGCCGTAGGAGGTAGTGGGCCTCGTCGATGGTGACCTGTGTCCGTCGGTCACTGCTCTGGGCACGCTGGTAGATCCAGTCGAACATGACGTGCATAAACAGCGGTGCTTGCCCGGTATCGGCGAACATTGACATGTCGATGACGACGAGGCGATTGTCGAGTTCGACGTTGGTTCGCCCGTTCAGATTGTCGTTCTCGCCACCGTGCTGGAACGCTTCGAGACCGAGGAGGAGCTGGTAGGCGTACTTCTCGTCGGCCTCTTTGAACCGCAGCTCTAGCTGTTCGATTTCCGGCCGAACGCGCTCCTCGTTTGCATCCTCGTGCAGTTCTATGAACTCCGACGGTTGGTCGCCGTCCGTGAGCGCGTGGAGGATGTCGAGGACGTCCTGCATCGTCGGACTCGTGTTTTCGTGCGTCACCGGGTCGGGGGTAATTCCGTACTTGAGATAGGCGAGACGGACGGCTCGCCGAAGAATTCCCTCCTGTTCCTTGCTCAGCGACTGGTCGGCGACGGCCGAGAAGTGCGTGCGGAACAGCTCCATCACCGACCGGAACTTCTTCTTGAACGGGTCATCAGCGACGTCGTCGATGCCACGGCGAATCTCGAGCGGATTTACCGTGTTCTGGCCGCCGAAGCGGATGACTTGTCCACCGAGGTCGTTCGCGAAGTCGATAAAGTCCCCGAGTGGATCGAGGACGAGCATCTCGATCTCGGGATCCATCATCAGGCGATGGTACATCTCATGCTTCTCGGCGAACGTCTTCCCTGACCCCATCTTTCCGGCAATCGCCTTCGAGTACGATGAGAGCCGGTAGCGGTCAAGCAAAACGGGCGTGTTTGTCCCGTCGAATCCGTAGAAGACGCCTTCCGGGTCAGCCACAGCGGGCTCGATGAACGGGAACATCGTCCCGACAGCAGTCTCCTGCATGAGTTGGGTGGCCTTGATCGGGTCGTCGCCTAGCGGCGCGAGTGCGTCCTGTGATTCGATCTGGCGTTTGTCGAGCGTGACGGCTTTGGCATTCGCGGCGCCAAGCGTTTCGACGACGCGTTCGGTGGCGTCACCGAGTTCCTGCTCGGTGTCGGCGATGATTTCGATGTAGATCGCGAAGTCGAAGAGCTTCGTCTCCCCGAGGATGATATCCCAGATGAGGTCTTTGACCATGTCGCGGTCGGCCTCAGCCTCATGGGTGTTGGTCTGGTTCTTCTCGTGTTTCTTGTGGAGACGGGCTCGCAGCTGTGTGAGGCGTTTCTGGAGTTTGCGGAGCACTGACCCAGTATCGCGGGGCTGGATGTGTTGGGTAACGCGGACGTGGTCGTTCGTCGTATAAAGGTTCTCGAGCCACCCGAGGGGAACGCGCTCGGGATAGCCGTGGATAGTCAGGATGCGGACGAACTGGTCATTGCGAACCATATATCCCGACTCGAAGAGGTTCGACACCTCCTGAAGCTGGCGCGGAGCAATGACATCTCGGTCAGCAAGCGACTGTTCGGTCTCGTCCTGCACGATGCCGAGCCGGAGTTCACCCTCGTCGACGTCCTCGACCTCGAGCAGATACTCGGCTTGTTCACGGATGTTCTCCTTCGTGAGGTCGTCCCCATTCGCTTCGAGGATCTCCGCAGCGCGGTCGAACGTCTCGTCGTCGATGTCGTCGATGCTCGGCTCACTACTCCCCACGGGAAGCCACGAGCGAAGGCGGTCGAATCGCCCCGCCATCAGTGCTCACCCTCCGTTTTTGTCGCGTGGGAGAACTTCTCGAACTTCGGGTCGACGTGGTTGTAGTAGTGATAGAGGATCTCCATCGTCTCCTGACGGTCGGTGACTCGTTCGATGGACACGTCTGTCCGGCCCAGCTTGTTCGTGATTCGGCGCTGTCGCTGCCGGACTTCGCGGATACAGAGTTCGGTTCGAGCCTCCTCGTGGGAGTTGCCCAGTGGTGTTCGATCGACAATGCCCGAACAGATCCTGCCGATGACCGGAAGCGTCCCGAGCTGGCTCAACACACTCCCTGAATCGAGGTTCTTGTGGACCTGACCGGCGTCGACACGCGTGACGATGTAGAAATCGCGCTGTTTGAGGTCCTCGTCTTCGATGTTCGTGTTCGCCCACTGGATGTAGAACTTGCGTCCGTACTGGAGGATGGGCGTCTGGCCACGCGAGGCCATGCTCGCGCCGGCAGTGTAGAAGCGTTCGAGATGACCGGTCAGGTCGAAGGTTTTCGGATAGCAGGGGACAGCGACACTGGACTCAAGCGACATCAGGAACGACATGTATGCGCTCATCGTGTCGCGTTTCGCCTGGTCACTGAGCGAGAG from Halomarina salina includes:
- a CDS encoding primase-associated protein translates to MSRDTPTNDEYTAYRVAALPRDKGELQLTQLFERGYQRWTVDGEQQTEKMLTDIERFTTDAFAPSTREEAAERPYVDDPGALAVLSTLGAVCIMDHPKLEDTPPRHLALLGNLRELYVNNIASLVREYDDWSLHQEIAETLYAKDPGEDGVHPGRVCTDITERPKFGKGYYLEIPLVAASRKCLARADGDENQQGEIQAHIADNHLYVPVSDFMEKYREYAEDAFGRLLAVQEETLTAEQRSWLTANETAITDRIDRFFQAGQTHRVWENWSRKKRDLLTIINAVSAADDDVAQLGETQTARDLYEAVEIYEPERTWERRVCESISSPRSLGTVLSRNRDHASVTVENARLNRYTLSEYSDGAQPLHVDKLENLFELPCMAAMDERLQEKKPVRKDLFNLVRLAWWLPQYRDASTEEFISDVKDLFSRWPWYDDEVTEYQIRYELDNDIGGEIPLPMNCGNDDMQRYCIGRDQCPYSIYGSLPFPDEMYEQIDDQGASPSQ
- a CDS encoding DNA primase; protein product: MTGEWREATLEELHTYYTETFPNQLDALPSFLTASGPKQYAIAFREAYPIRKQNAPNRSFIRRDTWQTSDSGERTVQQFGSVDDLVEFFQYPARYDPAQGSNYALADPDLLERPEPRPDAVYYALDHWERPWVLAVDIDAKDIAAQRASSDSSDGKADDVGTEQLRATGILDSPPEAYPYTFDDIEQALEYGFAVRDIFEDDFAADETMVVYSGQGCHVYLLDADRQHHYDEQSREVINDLLLDEYEIPIDPVVTADRRRVMRLPYSIHADVSRVVQPIDDPGFDFRTEATPEFLQS
- a CDS encoding VirB4 family type IV secretion system protein gives rise to the protein MAGRFDRLRSWLPVGSSEPSIDDIDDETFDRAAEILEANGDDLTKENIREQAEYLLEVEDVDEGELRLGIVQDETEQSLADRDVIAPRQLQEVSNLFESGYMVRNDQFVRILTIHGYPERVPLGWLENLYTTNDHVRVTQHIQPRDTGSVLRKLQKRLTQLRARLHKKHEKNQTNTHEAEADRDMVKDLIWDIILGETKLFDFAIYIEIIADTEQELGDATERVVETLGAANAKAVTLDKRQIESQDALAPLGDDPIKATQLMQETAVGTMFPFIEPAVADPEGVFYGFDGTNTPVLLDRYRLSSYSKAIAGKMGSGKTFAEKHEMYHRLMMDPEIEMLVLDPLGDFIDFANDLGGQVIRFGGQNTVNPLEIRRGIDDVADDPFKKKFRSVMELFRTHFSAVADQSLSKEQEGILRRAVRLAYLKYGITPDPVTHENTSPTMQDVLDILHALTDGDQPSEFIELHEDANEERVRPEIEQLELRFKEADEKYAYQLLLGLEAFQHGGENDNLNGRTNVELDNRLVVIDMSMFADTGQAPLFMHVMFDWIYQRAQSSDRRTQVTIDEAHYLLRRAATTDMIDLFIRHSRHFNTAITLISQTVDEFIAKSDKKSEEAVEKARNVYNLCDIKQIFHHESVSDAMIDFHGLTPSEQNFIATAQTGEDGGYSECLLAVNDWTKSLALHVNDYEIHVLDDDLDPWEYLVDQRYIDAGDVKYLAGEGRVDDYDIPDSLLDEAGVPTAPQGR